A single Ochrobactrum sp. BTU1 DNA region contains:
- the ugpC gene encoding sn-glycerol-3-phosphate ABC transporter ATP-binding protein UgpC has product MATLSFHNATKSYGNVDVIQGVDLNIKDREFVVFVGPSGSGKSTLLRMIAGLEEITGGDLTIDGQQCNDVPPDERGLAMVFQTYALYPHMNVRDNMGFALKLAGVSKTERDRKVEEIAKTLQLDKLLDRKPRQLSGGQRQRVAIGRAMVREPKIFLFDEPLSNLDAALRVQMRIELARLHDRLNATMIYVTHDQVEAMTLADKIVVLRDGRVEQVGSPLELYHHPNNRFVAGFIGSPTMNFIDVKVKSAGSDGVTVELSNGKSIIVPVKSEGVDTGGSLVLGVRPEHLHPAIDGILDGEIMVVERLGGETYLYVQNSAAKDLIVAEAGGSSTARTHETANLGFNPADAHLFKSDGLALERRERHPLLLSEKKTHR; this is encoded by the coding sequence ATGGCTACGCTTTCTTTTCATAACGCAACCAAGTCTTACGGCAATGTCGATGTAATTCAGGGCGTTGATCTGAATATCAAAGACCGTGAGTTTGTTGTTTTTGTCGGCCCGTCCGGCTCAGGAAAATCAACACTTCTGCGAATGATTGCAGGATTGGAAGAAATCACTGGTGGTGATCTGACCATTGACGGGCAACAGTGCAACGATGTGCCACCCGACGAACGCGGTCTGGCGATGGTTTTCCAGACCTACGCTCTCTATCCGCATATGAATGTGCGGGACAATATGGGTTTCGCACTCAAGCTCGCAGGGGTGTCCAAAACGGAACGCGACCGTAAGGTTGAGGAGATAGCCAAGACGCTCCAGCTTGATAAGCTACTTGACCGCAAGCCGCGCCAGCTTTCTGGTGGTCAACGCCAGCGCGTCGCAATCGGCCGCGCCATGGTTCGTGAACCGAAAATCTTTCTCTTTGACGAGCCTTTGTCAAACCTCGATGCAGCATTGCGTGTGCAGATGCGTATCGAGCTTGCGCGCTTGCATGATCGTTTGAACGCAACCATGATCTATGTGACGCATGATCAGGTTGAAGCGATGACACTTGCTGATAAGATCGTCGTGCTTCGGGACGGCCGGGTTGAGCAAGTTGGCTCCCCACTTGAACTCTACCATCATCCGAACAATCGTTTTGTGGCCGGGTTTATTGGCTCTCCGACGATGAATTTCATCGACGTGAAGGTCAAGTCCGCAGGTAGCGATGGTGTGACGGTCGAACTCAGCAATGGTAAAAGCATAATTGTTCCGGTGAAGTCAGAAGGTGTCGATACCGGTGGCTCGTTGGTTCTTGGTGTTCGTCCTGAACATCTTCATCCGGCGATTGATGGTATTTTGGACGGAGAAATCATGGTAGTCGAGCGCCTCGGCGGTGAGACCTATCTTTATGTGCAGAACTCTGCGGCCAAGGATCTGATTGTTGCTGAGGCCGGTGGTAGCAGCACGGCGCGCACGCATGAGACTGCCAATCTGGGCTTTAACCCCGCAGACGCACATCTCTTTAAATCGGATGGTCTGGCGCTGGAGCGTCGCGAGCGGCATCCGCTTTTGTTGTCTGAAAAGAAAACGCATCGTTAG
- a CDS encoding mannitol dehydrogenase family protein — translation MTKLTRATLPGFTKVQKPGYDLAVLKPGIVHFGVGNFHRAHQAVYLDDLFGLGLDHDWALVGAGVRASDGVMCDTLKAQDWLTTVVEQEADNSSARITASMIDYVTISTDEGRKALMAYLTSPDIRIVSMTITEGGYYIDPASQHFDPAHPDIVYDSVHTNKPNTVFGLIVQALKLRKDAEVEPFTVMSCDNIPGNGHVTEDAVVGVAKLSDPEFADWIAANVAFPNSMVDRITPATGSRERDIALKGFEVEDGWPVFCEGFKQWVIEDKFPTGRPRLHKVGVIFSDQVDAYELMKIRILNGGHAAIAYPGGLLDIHFVHEAMENPIIRQYLEKLTKEEIIPEVPPVPNTVLEDYRLLIDKRFANPKIGDTIRRLCLDGSNRQPKFILPTVSDRLAKGHSVTGLALVSALWCRYCYGTTDSGTVIEPNDPSWDRLVKQAVLAKDEPARWLEMPDIFGALATNPAYIDAFSAALKRIWQDGTAKTLERYLADQPL, via the coding sequence ATGACCAAACTGACGCGCGCCACTTTGCCTGGCTTCACCAAGGTTCAAAAACCGGGCTACGATCTTGCGGTATTAAAGCCCGGGATCGTGCATTTCGGCGTTGGTAATTTCCATCGAGCACATCAGGCCGTTTATCTCGATGACTTGTTTGGTCTGGGGCTTGATCACGACTGGGCTTTGGTTGGTGCGGGCGTTCGTGCGAGCGATGGTGTCATGTGTGACACGCTGAAAGCGCAGGACTGGCTTACCACGGTTGTCGAGCAGGAAGCCGATAATTCCAGCGCACGCATTACAGCATCGATGATTGATTACGTAACCATATCCACGGATGAGGGCCGGAAAGCCCTAATGGCCTACCTGACTTCTCCGGATATCCGCATCGTTTCGATGACGATCACCGAAGGTGGCTACTACATCGATCCAGCAAGCCAGCATTTTGATCCGGCGCATCCAGATATTGTCTATGACAGCGTTCATACCAATAAGCCGAATACGGTCTTCGGCCTCATTGTGCAGGCGCTTAAACTGCGCAAAGATGCTGAAGTTGAGCCGTTTACCGTCATGTCCTGCGATAATATTCCCGGCAATGGCCACGTTACCGAAGATGCTGTCGTAGGTGTTGCCAAGCTCAGCGATCCGGAATTTGCTGATTGGATCGCCGCTAATGTGGCCTTTCCGAATTCAATGGTCGACCGTATTACGCCTGCAACCGGTTCACGCGAACGCGATATTGCCCTGAAAGGTTTTGAAGTAGAAGATGGCTGGCCGGTGTTTTGCGAAGGTTTCAAGCAGTGGGTGATTGAGGACAAGTTCCCGACTGGGCGTCCACGGTTGCATAAAGTCGGTGTGATCTTCTCCGATCAAGTCGACGCTTATGAGCTGATGAAAATCCGTATCCTCAATGGCGGACATGCGGCGATTGCTTATCCGGGTGGGCTTCTCGATATCCATTTCGTGCATGAAGCAATGGAAAATCCGATCATCCGGCAGTATCTGGAAAAACTCACCAAGGAAGAAATCATTCCCGAAGTGCCTCCAGTTCCAAATACGGTTCTTGAAGACTACCGCCTGCTTATCGACAAGCGTTTTGCCAATCCAAAGATCGGCGACACAATCCGCCGTTTGTGTCTTGACGGTTCCAACCGTCAGCCGAAATTTATTCTGCCTACAGTTTCAGATCGCCTGGCCAAAGGCCATTCGGTCACGGGCCTTGCACTGGTATCCGCTCTTTGGTGCCGCTACTGCTATGGAACGACGGACAGCGGTACGGTGATCGAACCCAATGATCCGTCATGGGATCGTCTGGTGAAGCAGGCGGTGCTTGCCAAGGACGAACCGGCGCGCTGGCTCGAAATGCCCGACATTTTCGGCGCATTAGCCACCAATCCTGCCTATATCGATGCCTTCTCGGCGGCGCTCAAGCGTATCTGGCAGGATGGTACAGCCAAAACGCTCGAACGTTATCTGGCAGATCAGCCTCTATAA
- a CDS encoding Lrp/AsnC ligand binding domain-containing protein, producing MRKIDSVDDLDQFDRRILEVLSDDGRIAMTELSKKVGLSKTPCQARVKRLVDEGYIIGFRAAIDPEKLGLDHIAFTTVKLSDTREAALTAFNVAVRKIREVEECHMIASSFDYLLKVRTPNIRRYREVLGEKISSLPNVASTSTFVVMESVKDNRPVRVYPGAL from the coding sequence ATGCGAAAGATAGACTCCGTAGACGATCTGGATCAGTTCGATCGTCGCATTCTTGAAGTGCTGAGCGATGATGGTCGCATTGCCATGACGGAGTTGTCAAAAAAAGTCGGTCTTTCCAAGACGCCGTGTCAGGCACGCGTCAAAAGATTGGTCGATGAAGGCTATATTATCGGCTTTCGCGCAGCGATTGATCCCGAAAAGCTTGGCCTTGATCATATCGCTTTTACGACCGTGAAATTATCCGACACGCGCGAAGCGGCCCTCACCGCCTTTAACGTTGCGGTGCGCAAGATACGCGAAGTCGAAGAATGCCACATGATTGCAAGCTCTTTCGACTATCTGCTGAAAGTGCGGACGCCCAACATCCGGCGTTACCGCGAGGTGCTGGGCGAGAAAATCTCCAGTCTGCCGAATGTGGCAAGCACCTCCACTTTTGTGGTGATGGAGTCTGTCAAAGACAACCGCCCGGTCAGAGTTTATCCGGGCGCATTGTAA
- a CDS encoding zinc-dependent alcohol dehydrogenase family protein — translation MKAIYFTERGVAALAELPDPELQPGHALIEVKASGLCHTDIDVLHGRYGTSSFPLVPGHEYSGVVIAVADDVTNVKTGDRVAVDPNIACGHCRACRKGLTNLCADLKAYGVTHNGGFADRSVVNAQHLHGIGTLPFHVAALAEPLACVLNGLGAAELKAGPQGSETALVFGAGPIGLLLALSLKAQGVEKIAVADINEHRLAFTESLGLEPVVSGSAELDARKKSFDFVADATGIAKVAEGMVGFTADGGTALVFGVCAPDARMSVAPFEIFRRQIRIAGSHSLNLNIPQALEILHKDNGEMARLVSHRLPIEEMLPFFSKQGGDPATMKVQFIPA, via the coding sequence ATGAAGGCCATTTACTTTACAGAGCGTGGCGTAGCGGCGCTTGCCGAACTCCCCGACCCTGAGCTCCAACCCGGACACGCCTTGATTGAAGTCAAGGCTTCAGGGCTATGTCACACGGATATTGACGTGCTGCATGGCCGTTACGGCACAAGTTCATTTCCACTTGTGCCGGGGCATGAATATTCGGGTGTCGTGATTGCAGTCGCGGACGACGTGACGAACGTGAAGACTGGCGATCGGGTGGCCGTCGACCCCAATATTGCCTGCGGCCACTGTCGTGCCTGTAGGAAGGGACTGACCAATCTGTGTGCTGATCTTAAAGCCTATGGTGTTACGCACAATGGGGGCTTTGCCGATAGAAGCGTTGTGAATGCGCAGCATCTTCACGGGATTGGCACCTTGCCTTTCCATGTGGCGGCGCTTGCAGAGCCCCTGGCGTGCGTCCTCAATGGACTTGGTGCAGCTGAGCTGAAGGCAGGCCCGCAAGGGTCTGAAACGGCTCTGGTGTTCGGGGCTGGACCGATCGGCCTTTTGCTTGCGCTGTCTCTCAAAGCGCAAGGCGTTGAAAAAATCGCGGTTGCAGACATCAACGAACATCGTCTGGCTTTTACCGAAAGTCTCGGACTGGAGCCTGTTGTCTCGGGTTCAGCAGAGCTTGATGCGCGCAAGAAGAGTTTTGATTTCGTGGCTGACGCTACCGGCATTGCGAAAGTCGCCGAAGGAATGGTCGGCTTTACTGCTGATGGTGGTACGGCGTTGGTGTTCGGTGTTTGCGCACCCGATGCACGCATGTCGGTGGCGCCATTTGAAATCTTCCGCCGCCAGATCCGCATTGCTGGTTCACATTCACTCAATCTCAATATTCCGCAAGCGCTCGAAATTCTTCATAAAGATAATGGCGAAATGGCTCGTCTTGTTTCGCATCGCCTACCGATTGAAGAAATGCTGCCTTTCTTTTCAAAGCAGGGGGGGGATCCTGCTACGATGAAAGTTCAGTTCATTCCGGCTTGA
- a CDS encoding L-iditol 2-dehydrogenase codes for MRLKDKVALITGAARGIGLGFAEAYAREGAKVIIADINIERATKAARGLGGAVTAVKLDVTDLADIEAVVAEIDKKHDGIDILVNNAAIFDMAPINAITEDSYERVLGINLKGPLFMMKAVSNVMIERGRGGKIINMASQAGRRGEGLVTLYCLSKAAIISATQSAALALVKHNIQVNAIAPGVVDGEHWDVVDANFAKWEGLKPGEKKASVAKSVPIGRFANPQDITGMAIFLASSESDYILAQTFGVDGGNWMA; via the coding sequence ATGAGACTGAAAGATAAAGTTGCCCTCATCACTGGAGCTGCACGCGGTATTGGCCTTGGCTTCGCAGAAGCCTATGCGCGTGAGGGTGCCAAGGTCATCATCGCAGACATTAACATCGAACGTGCAACGAAAGCGGCGCGCGGCCTCGGCGGTGCGGTGACAGCGGTGAAGCTGGATGTGACCGACCTCGCAGATATCGAAGCAGTCGTGGCCGAGATCGACAAGAAACATGACGGCATCGATATTCTGGTCAATAATGCCGCAATCTTCGACATGGCGCCTATCAACGCCATCACCGAAGACAGTTATGAACGTGTTCTGGGGATCAACCTCAAAGGTCCGCTTTTCATGATGAAAGCTGTATCGAATGTCATGATCGAGCGTGGTCGTGGTGGCAAAATTATCAATATGGCAAGCCAGGCAGGTCGCCGCGGTGAAGGACTTGTTACTCTTTATTGTCTGTCAAAAGCAGCAATAATCTCGGCCACACAGTCTGCCGCACTTGCACTCGTCAAACACAATATTCAGGTCAACGCCATTGCTCCAGGCGTTGTTGACGGCGAGCATTGGGACGTGGTCGATGCGAATTTTGCTAAGTGGGAAGGCCTGAAACCGGGGGAAAAGAAAGCCTCCGTCGCGAAATCAGTCCCGATTGGCCGCTTCGCAAACCCGCAAGATATTACAGGCATGGCGATTTTCTTGGCTTCGTCCGAAAGTGATTATATCCTCGCCCAGACATTTGGTGTTGATGGTGGAAACTGGATGGCTTGA
- the putA gene encoding trifunctional transcriptional regulator/proline dehydrogenase/L-glutamate gamma-semialdehyde dehydrogenase: protein MTDKVSAHTTPVFQSFAPPIREKTPLRKAITDAYRRPEAECVTALVQQATLPEETTKKIRATARKLIEALRAKHKGTGVEGLVHEYSLSSQEGVALMCLAEALLRIPDMATRDALIRDKISNGDWKSHVGGGRSLFVNAATWGLVVTGKLTNTVNDSGLSAALTRLIARCGEPVIRRGVDMAMRMMGEQFVTGESIDEALKRAKSLEERGFRYSYDMLGEAATTAADAERYYKDYETAIHAIGRASAGRGIYDGPGISIKLSALHPRYVRAQSERVMGELLPKVKALAALSKKYNIGLNIDAEEADRLELSLDLLQSLIEDPDLSDWEGIGFVVQAYGKRCPFVLDFIIDLARRNNRRVMVRLVKGAYWDAEIKRAQVDGLEDFPVYTRKVHTDVSYIACARKLLGARDVIFPQFATHNAQTLATIYHLAGPDFKTGSYEFQCLHGMGEPLYDEVVGPSKLGRPARIYAPVGTHETLLAYLVRRLLENGANSSFVNRIGDKSVSVDELIADPAEVVRSMAVVGARHDQINLPEGLYGIRKNSAGFDLSNEEQLAELSETLKANASRAWTAEPQVAGAKVKGESRPVLNPGDHSDVVGTVTEIAADDVAQAMKAAEKAVASWSQVSPADRAACLDRAADIMQREMAELLGLIMREAGKSMPNAIAEVREAIDFLRYYAEQTRRTLGVAHKPLGPIVCISPWNFPLAIFTGQIAAALVAGNPVLAKPAEETPLIAAQGVRILHEAGIPADALQLLPGDGRIGAALVAAQETCGVMFTGSTEVARLIQKQLASRLLPNGKPIPLIAETGGQNAMIVDSSALAEQVVFDVIGSAFDSAGQRCSALRVLCLQEDVADRILTMLKGALKELSIGRTDTLKVDIGAVITAEAKDIIEKHVQTMRDLGRKVEQLPLGPETGKGTFVAPTIVEIDSLRDLKREVFGPVLHVVRYKRNDMDRLIDDINATGYGLTFGLHTRLDETIAHVADRIRVGNVYINRNVIGAIVGVQPFGGRGLSGTGPKAGGPLYLGRLVETAPIPPRMASVHTDAALNDFAKWLGNRGMNELALAARETGSASALGLNIELPGPVGERNLYALHARGRILLVPQSETGLYRQLTAALATGNEAVVDEASGLRNVLKDLPSSVAGRVVWTKDWQADAPFAGALVEGEGERLTDINKKLAALPGPLVLTQAATSAQLAESADCYCLSWLLEEVSTSINTTAAGGNASLMAIG, encoded by the coding sequence ATGACTGATAAAGTATCCGCTCACACCACACCTGTTTTCCAGAGCTTCGCGCCGCCAATCCGCGAGAAGACACCTCTGCGCAAGGCGATCACCGATGCCTATCGTCGGCCAGAAGCTGAATGCGTGACCGCACTGGTTCAGCAGGCGACCCTGCCTGAAGAAACGACTAAGAAGATCAGAGCGACCGCTCGCAAGCTGATCGAAGCCCTGCGTGCCAAGCACAAGGGAACGGGCGTTGAAGGTCTGGTGCATGAATATTCGCTGTCGAGCCAGGAAGGCGTGGCGCTGATGTGCCTTGCCGAAGCTCTGCTGCGTATTCCGGATATGGCAACGCGTGATGCGCTGATCCGTGACAAAATTTCCAATGGCGATTGGAAGTCGCATGTCGGCGGCGGTCGTTCGCTGTTCGTCAATGCTGCAACCTGGGGGCTTGTTGTCACCGGCAAGCTCACCAACACCGTGAATGACAGCGGTCTTTCGGCAGCACTTACTCGTCTGATCGCCCGTTGTGGTGAGCCGGTCATCCGCCGCGGCGTGGATATGGCCATGCGCATGATGGGTGAGCAGTTCGTGACCGGCGAAAGTATCGATGAAGCACTGAAGCGCGCAAAATCGCTTGAAGAGCGCGGATTCCGTTATTCCTACGACATGCTCGGTGAAGCTGCCACGACTGCTGCTGACGCAGAACGTTATTACAAGGATTACGAGACTGCGATTCACGCGATCGGTCGCGCTTCCGCCGGCCGCGGCATCTATGATGGTCCGGGCATTTCGATCAAGCTTTCGGCGCTGCATCCGCGCTATGTTCGCGCGCAGAGCGAACGCGTCATGGGCGAACTTCTGCCAAAGGTGAAGGCGCTCGCAGCCCTTTCCAAGAAGTATAATATCGGCCTCAACATCGATGCCGAAGAAGCAGACCGTCTTGAGCTTTCGCTCGATCTTCTGCAGAGCTTGATTGAAGATCCTGATCTTAGCGATTGGGAAGGCATCGGCTTCGTGGTGCAGGCCTATGGCAAGCGCTGCCCGTTTGTGCTTGATTTCATTATTGATCTTGCCCGCCGCAACAATCGTCGCGTGATGGTTCGTCTCGTCAAGGGCGCTTACTGGGATGCCGAAATCAAGCGTGCGCAAGTTGATGGCCTTGAAGATTTCCCTGTTTACACCCGTAAGGTTCATACCGACGTTTCCTACATTGCTTGCGCCCGAAAGTTGCTTGGCGCCCGCGATGTGATCTTCCCGCAGTTTGCAACGCATAATGCGCAGACGCTTGCCACGATCTATCATCTGGCAGGCCCGGACTTCAAAACCGGCTCTTACGAATTCCAGTGCCTGCATGGCATGGGCGAGCCGCTTTATGACGAAGTAGTCGGTCCATCAAAGCTGGGTCGTCCAGCTCGCATTTATGCGCCGGTTGGTACGCATGAAACGCTGCTGGCCTATCTGGTCCGTCGTCTGCTTGAAAACGGTGCGAACTCTTCCTTCGTCAATCGCATTGGCGACAAAAGCGTGTCGGTTGATGAACTGATTGCCGATCCTGCGGAAGTCGTTCGTTCGATGGCCGTTGTCGGTGCGCGTCACGACCAGATCAACCTGCCTGAAGGTCTTTATGGCATTCGCAAAAACTCGGCAGGGTTTGACCTTTCTAATGAAGAGCAGCTGGCAGAACTGAGCGAAACGCTTAAGGCCAATGCTTCGCGCGCCTGGACTGCGGAGCCGCAGGTTGCCGGTGCCAAGGTTAAGGGTGAAAGCCGCCCGGTCCTGAACCCCGGTGATCATTCCGATGTCGTGGGTACGGTTACGGAAATCGCCGCCGACGATGTTGCACAAGCAATGAAAGCGGCTGAGAAGGCTGTTGCAAGCTGGTCTCAGGTTTCGCCTGCCGATCGTGCAGCCTGCCTTGATCGTGCTGCCGACATCATGCAGCGTGAAATGGCAGAACTTCTCGGTCTCATCATGCGTGAAGCAGGCAAGTCCATGCCAAACGCGATTGCAGAAGTGCGCGAAGCTATCGACTTCCTGCGCTATTATGCCGAACAGACCCGCCGCACGCTGGGCGTTGCGCACAAGCCGCTCGGTCCGATTGTCTGTATCAGCCCATGGAACTTCCCGCTGGCGATCTTCACCGGCCAGATTGCAGCAGCCCTTGTTGCAGGCAATCCGGTTCTGGCAAAGCCTGCCGAAGAAACCCCGCTCATCGCAGCGCAGGGCGTTCGCATTCTGCATGAAGCTGGCATTCCCGCCGATGCATTGCAGCTACTGCCCGGCGATGGCCGCATTGGTGCAGCTCTCGTTGCAGCACAGGAAACCTGTGGCGTGATGTTCACCGGGTCAACCGAAGTTGCACGTCTTATTCAGAAACAGCTTGCGTCGCGTCTGCTGCCTAATGGCAAGCCGATCCCGCTGATTGCTGAAACCGGTGGCCAGAACGCCATGATCGTGGATTCGTCCGCTCTTGCCGAGCAAGTCGTATTCGACGTGATCGGTTCAGCTTTCGACAGCGCCGGTCAGCGTTGTTCGGCTCTGCGCGTTCTGTGCCTGCAGGAAGATGTTGCTGATCGCATTCTGACCATGCTCAAGGGCGCGCTCAAGGAACTGTCCATTGGCCGTACTGACACGCTGAAAGTTGATATTGGCGCCGTAATTACTGCTGAAGCCAAGGATATCATCGAGAAGCACGTTCAGACGATGCGCGATTTGGGTCGTAAGGTGGAGCAGCTTCCGCTTGGACCTGAAACCGGGAAGGGCACTTTCGTTGCGCCAACCATCGTTGAGATCGACAGTCTGCGCGATTTGAAGCGTGAGGTGTTTGGTCCGGTTCTGCATGTTGTGCGCTACAAGCGTAACGACATGGACCGCCTGATCGATGACATTAATGCAACCGGCTATGGCCTGACTTTCGGCCTGCATACGCGTCTTGATGAAACTATCGCTCACGTTGCTGATCGCATCCGCGTTGGCAACGTCTATATTAATCGCAACGTTATCGGTGCGATTGTGGGCGTCCAGCCTTTCGGTGGCCGTGGTCTGTCCGGCACGGGCCCGAAGGCTGGCGGTCCGCTCTATCTCGGCCGCCTTGTTGAAACAGCGCCAATCCCGCCGCGCATGGCTTCGGTTCACACCGATGCCGCGCTCAACGATTTCGCAAAGTGGCTTGGCAATCGTGGCATGAACGAACTGGCACTGGCTGCTCGTGAAACCGGCAGTGCTTCTGCACTTGGTTTGAATATCGAGCTTCCGGGTCCTGTTGGTGAGCGCAACCTGTATGCGCTTCATGCGCGTGGTCGTATTCTTCTGGTTCCACAGAGTGAAACCGGGCTCTATCGCCAGCTGACAGCGGCACTCGCTACAGGCAACGAAGCTGTAGTCGACGAGGCTTCAGGCTTGCGAAATGTTCTGAAGGACTTGCCTTCAAGCGTCGCTGGGCGTGTTGTCTGGACCAAGGACTGGCAGGCAGATGCGCCTTTCGCTGGTGCGCTTGTCGAAGGAGAGGGCGAACGCCTGACCGACATCAACAAGAAGCTGGCAGCTCTTCCAGGCCCGCTCGTGCTGACACAGGCAGCGACTTCGGCACAGCTTGCTGAGAGCGCTGATTGCTATTGCCTGAGCTGGTTGCTTGAAGAGGTTTCAACCTCCATCAACACAACTGCTGCAGGCGGCAATGCCAGCCTGATGGCAATCGGCTGA